A single region of the Capra hircus breed San Clemente chromosome 14, ASM170441v1, whole genome shotgun sequence genome encodes:
- the RDH10 gene encoding retinol dehydrogenase 10 — protein sequence MNIVVEFFVVTFKVLWAFVLAAARWLVRPKEKSVAGQVCLITGAGSGLGRLFALEFARRRALLVLWDINTQSNEETAGMVRHIYRDLEAADAAALQAGNGEEEILPHCNLQVFTYTCDVGKRENVYLTAERVRKEVGEVSVLVNNAGVVSGHHLLECPDELIERTMMVNCHAHFWTTKAFLPTMLEINHGHIVTVASSLGLFSTAGVEDYCASKFGVVGFHESLSHELKAAEKDGIKTTLVCPYLVDTGMFRGCRIRKEIEPFLPPLKPDYCVKQAMKAILTDQPMICTPRLMYIVTFMKSILPFEAVVCMYRFLGADKCMYPFIAQRKQATNNNEAKNGI from the exons ATGAACATCGTGGTGGAGTTCTTCGTGGTCACTTTCAAAGTGCTCTGGGCGTTCGTGCTGGCCGCGGCGCGCTGGTTGGTGCGGCCCAAGGAGAAGAGCGTGGCCGGCCAGGTGTGCCTTATTACGGGCGCCGGCAGCGGCCTGGGCCGCCTCTTCGCGCTGGAGTTCGCCCGGCGCCGGGCGctgctggtgctctgggacatcAACACCCAGAGCAACGAGGAGACGGCGGGCATGGTGCGCCACATCTACCGCGACCTGGAGGCGGCCGACGCCGCGGCGCTGCAAG CGGGGAACGGTGAGGAAGAAATTCTGCCCCACTGTAACCTGCAGGTTTTTACCTACACCTGTGATGTGGGAAAGAGGGAGAACGTCTACCTGACAGCGGAAAGGGTCCGGAAGGAAGTTGGCGAGGTCTCCGTCCTGGTCAATAATGCCGGCGTGGTGTCTGGGCATCACCTCCTGGAATGTCCCGATGAGCTCATTGAGAGAACCATGATGGTCAATTGCCACGCACACTTCTGG acCACTAAGGCTTTTCTTCCTACCATGCTGGAGATTAATCATGGTCATATTGTGACAGTTGCGAGTTCCTTGGGATTGTTCAGCACTGCTGGAGTTGAG GACTACTGCGCCAGTAAATTTGGAGTCGTGGGTTTTCATGAATCCCTGAGCCATGAGTTAAAGGCTGCAGAGAAGGATGGAATTAAAACAACGTTGGTCTGCCCTTACCTGGTGGACACTGGCATGTTCAGGGGCTGCCGAATCAG GAAAGAAATCGAGCCTTTCCTGCCCCCTCTGAAGCCCGATTACTGCGTGAAGCAGGCCATGAAGGCCATCCTCACCGACCAGCCCATGATCTGCACCCCCCGGCTCATGTACATCGTGACCTTCATGAAGAG CATCCTCCCTTTTGAAGCAGTTGTGTGCATGTATCGGTTCCTAGGAGCAGACAAGTGTATGTACCCCTTTATCGCTCAAAGGAAACAAGCCACAAACAACAACGAAGCAAAAAATGGAATCTGA